A genomic stretch from Tissierellales bacterium includes:
- a CDS encoding CGGC domain-containing protein: MNKIGILLCNKMTYGCAATGCFNAFSKREGAFKIYKDEDVCIGSIFHCNGCGKNFVEEMDYKFNQLRRADIKTIHMARCIEVECSRYDELKSDLIGEGFHVIDGTHD, from the coding sequence ATGAATAAGATAGGGATATTGCTTTGCAATAAGATGACATATGGATGTGCGGCTACTGGATGTTTTAATGCTTTTTCTAAAAGGGAGGGAGCATTTAAGATATATAAGGATGAAGATGTGTGCATTGGTTCTATTTTTCACTGCAATGGATGTGGGAAAAATTTTGTAGAGGAAATGGATTATAAGTTTAATCAATTGCGAAGAGCTGATATAAAAACCATACATATGGCGAGATGTATAGAGGTAGAGTGCAGTAGATATGATGAATTAAAATCAGATTTGATTGGAGAAGGATTCCATGTAATTGATGGAACTCACGACTGA
- a CDS encoding bifunctional precorrin-2 dehydrogenase/sirohydrochlorin ferrochelatase has translation MINLEDKKIVVIGGGNIAYSKVKTLLRYNPRIKVVSRELDRRFEEVLFHIEWVDRDWREEDFERAYLTIAATDNADVNESVGRLCSENHQLFNRVDRGLESDFMMMGVVERGDLSIGVSTNGRCPSLAKHIKEDLEEHFDANYGEYLDEMATWRKLMIDCNLSASERRLKFQELIPLDFDTLKERRYEYESNRGIKRK, from the coding sequence ATGATAAATTTAGAAGACAAGAAAATAGTTGTAATTGGTGGAGGTAATATAGCCTATTCTAAGGTGAAGACACTTCTAAGGTACAATCCTAGGATAAAGGTTGTAAGCAGAGAGTTAGATAGAAGATTTGAAGAGGTGCTTTTTCACATTGAATGGGTGGATAGAGACTGGAGAGAAGAGGATTTTGAGAGGGCTTATTTGACGATTGCCGCAACTGATAATGCAGATGTGAATGAGTCTGTCGGAAGATTGTGCTCAGAGAATCATCAACTATTCAATAGGGTTGATAGAGGGCTCGAATCTGATTTTATGATGATGGGCGTTGTTGAGCGAGGAGATTTAAGTATAGGGGTTTCGACAAATGGAAGGTGTCCATCTCTAGCAAAGCATATCAAGGAGGATTTAGAGGAGCATTTTGATGCTAATTATGGGGAGTATCTAGATGAAATGGCTACATGGAGAAAGCTGATGATAGATTGTAATTTGAGTGCGAGTGAGAGACGATTGAAATTTCAAGAGTTAATACCACTAGATTTTGATACACTTAAAGAGAGGAGGTATGAATATGAAAGTAATCGTGGGATCAAGAGGAAGTAA
- the hemC gene encoding hydroxymethylbilane synthase, whose amino-acid sequence MKVIVGSRGSNLAITQTNWVLSSLREKCPELEFEIKIIKTKGDKILDKALDKIGDKGLFVTEIENELINGDIDLAVHSMKDMPSEQPDGLMFAGVPKREDPRDVLVLREGINSLDEVPIGGKIATGSKRRKYQLLKLRPDLEIMPIRGNVETRIRKIKDENLDGTILAAAGIKRIGLEHKISQYFEADEMIPAPAQGVLAIEVKSDRLDLIELLSLIKDRETQIQVDAERSFLEGVDGSCHMPIGAFGKIDGDLLNLSAVLGREDGSHLVRKTLSGHVDDAKYIGHRLAEMVYSEVNSDDK is encoded by the coding sequence ATGAAAGTAATCGTGGGATCAAGAGGAAGTAATTTGGCTATAACTCAGACGAATTGGGTGCTAAGTTCATTAAGGGAAAAATGCCCAGAGCTCGAATTTGAGATAAAGATAATAAAGACAAAAGGGGATAAGATTTTAGACAAGGCGTTAGATAAAATTGGAGATAAGGGATTGTTTGTAACAGAGATAGAAAATGAACTTATAAATGGAGATATAGATTTAGCTGTACATAGTATGAAGGATATGCCTTCGGAGCAGCCAGATGGTTTGATGTTTGCGGGTGTTCCAAAGCGAGAAGACCCCCGAGATGTACTTGTACTAAGGGAGGGAATAAATTCTTTAGATGAAGTTCCAATTGGTGGCAAGATAGCAACTGGAAGCAAGAGGCGAAAGTATCAGCTTTTAAAGCTAAGACCTGATCTTGAAATAATGCCTATTAGAGGAAATGTAGAGACTAGAATTAGAAAGATAAAAGATGAGAATTTAGATGGAACTATACTTGCAGCAGCTGGCATAAAGAGAATAGGATTAGAGCATAAGATATCCCAGTATTTTGAAGCAGATGAGATGATTCCAGCACCAGCACAGGGTGTATTAGCGATTGAAGTGAAATCTGACAGATTGGATCTTATAGAACTTTTATCACTCATAAAAGACAGGGAAACTCAAATTCAAGTTGATGCAGAGCGATCATTTTTGGAAGGTGTAGACGGAAGCTGTCATATGCCTATAGGTGCTTTTGGAAAGATTGATGGAGACTTGTTAAATTTGTCCGCTGTACTTGGCAGGGAAGATGGAAGTCATTTGGTTAGAAAAACTCTTAGCGGACATGTAGATGATGCTAAATATATTGGACATAGGCTTGCAGAGATGGTTTATTCGGA